In Triticum urartu cultivar G1812 chromosome 6, Tu2.1, whole genome shotgun sequence, the following proteins share a genomic window:
- the LOC125517182 gene encoding CASP-like protein 2C4 — protein MGAVARLQAAVASGRAESLLRGACAAAAAASALLLGLSAQTKTVLFVRKKAVPKDVEALWVLIVAAAVAAGYHAARLLKRLCSGGRFAGGDDGRGCARAVAWACFLLDKGCAYVVFASAIAALQACFVALTGVEPLQWSRLCNIYTRFCVQGAFGMVCGLAAAVGMALLSVFSARDLFRLYSPAGRRQARLRSESSQTGLMMSTNEMARESAGDD, from the exons ATGGGCGCGGTGGCGAGGCTGCAGGCGGCGGTGGCGTCGGGCAGGGCGGAGAGCCTCCTCCGGGGCGcgtgcgcggcggcggcggcggcgtcggcgctGCTCCTGGGCCTGAGCGCGCAGACCAAGACGGTGCTCTTCGTCCGGAAGAAGGCCGTGCCCAAGGACGTCGAGGCCCTCTG GGTGCTGATCGTGGCGGCGGCCGTGGCCGCGGGGTACCACGCGGCGCGGCTCCTCAAGCGGCTCTGCTCCGGCGGCCGCTTCGCCGGCGGCGACGACGGCCGGGGCTGCGCCAGGGCGGTCGCGTGGGCGTGTTTCCTCCTCGACAAG GGGTGTGCGTACGTGGTGTTCGCGAGCGCCATCGCGGCGCTGCAAGCGTGCTTCGTGGCGCTGACGGGCGTAGAGCCCCTGCAGTGGAGCAGGCTCTGCAACATCTACACCCGCTTCTGCGTGCAGGGTGCCTTCGGCATGGTTTGCGGCCTCGCGGCCGCCGTCGGCATGGCCCTCCTCTCGGTCTTCTCCGCACGCGACCTCTTCCGGCTCTACTCGCCGGCTGGGCGCAGGCAGGCGCGGCTGAGATCGGAATCAAGTCAGACAGGCCTCATGATGAGTACAAATGAGATGGCCAGAGAAAGCGCGGGAGATGATTAG